A single Roseofilum reptotaenium CS-1145 DNA region contains:
- a CDS encoding cytochrome c biogenesis protein CcdA: protein MIETLETQLYYLQQFADRLVDTQLAHLNAVSIGLIFIAGLLTSLTPCMLSMLPLTVAYIGGYETENRLQSAIQSLWFAAGLATTLALLGIVAALVGQVYGQVGIGLPIIVSIIAILMGLNLLEALPLQLPASGGMDWISPNFPNSVRSYLIGLTFGLVASPCSTPVLATLLAWVSSTQNPILGSGLLLAYTAGYVSPLVLAGTFTASIKKLLALRQWSGWITPTSGVLLVGFGVISLLSRLVPIS, encoded by the coding sequence ATGATTGAAACCCTAGAAACCCAACTCTATTATCTCCAACAGTTTGCCGATCGCCTAGTCGATACCCAACTGGCTCATCTCAATGCTGTTAGTATCGGTCTCATTTTTATCGCCGGACTCCTCACGAGCCTCACCCCCTGTATGCTCTCTATGCTGCCGCTCACCGTTGCGTACATCGGCGGCTACGAAACTGAAAACCGCTTACAATCTGCGATCCAGTCCCTGTGGTTTGCTGCCGGTTTAGCCACTACCCTCGCTCTGTTGGGAATCGTTGCCGCTCTCGTCGGTCAGGTCTATGGTCAAGTTGGTATAGGCTTACCCATCATTGTCAGTATTATCGCCATTTTGATGGGACTCAATCTTCTGGAAGCCTTACCCCTGCAACTCCCCGCTTCCGGAGGCATGGATTGGATTTCACCTAACTTCCCCAACAGCGTGCGTTCCTACCTCATTGGTTTAACCTTTGGCTTAGTTGCCTCCCCCTGTAGCACCCCCGTCTTAGCCACCCTTCTGGCTTGGGTTTCCAGCACCCAAAACCCCATCCTGGGCAGTGGTTTACTCCTGGCTTATACTGCTGGATATGTCTCTCCCCTGGTACTGGCGGGAACCTTCACCGCTTCGATTAAAAAACTTTTAGCCCTCCGACAATGGTCAGGATGGATCACACCTACCAGTGGCGTGTTATTAGTAGGATTTGGGGTGATTTCGCTCCTGTCTCGTCTTGTGCCCATAAGTTGA
- a CDS encoding type II toxin-antitoxin system RelE/ParE family toxin: MSIKFLLAASQELQEAAEFYQNQSFGLGEDFLAEAQATVNRIVQNPRAWTPLNEKIRRCRMQRFPYGIIYTIEEDSILVISVMHLQKHPQSWKKNLED; this comes from the coding sequence ATGAGCATCAAGTTTTTATTAGCAGCCAGTCAGGAGTTACAAGAAGCTGCTGAATTTTATCAAAATCAATCTTTTGGATTGGGCGAAGATTTTCTAGCAGAAGCCCAAGCAACTGTTAATCGAATTGTGCAAAATCCCCGCGCTTGGACACCATTAAACGAGAAAATCAGACGCTGCCGTATGCAGCGTTTTCCTTATGGAATTATTTACACAATTGAAGAAGATTCAATCTTAGTGATCTCAGTAATGCACCTACAAAAACATCCCCAATCCTGGAAAAAAAATCTTGAGGATTAG